The Acetivibrio saccincola genome window below encodes:
- the dut gene encoding dUTP diphosphatase, whose amino-acid sequence MNEVNVYLEICREDAIIPTYANEGDAGMDVYAAEDVLIEPGETVIVPTGIKFAIPKGYEIQVRPRSGISYKTPLRIANSPGTIDSGYRGELGIIITNTSERNDYPLIETNSDGNKKGTYKIKKGDRIAQIVLQAVPRINFVKVDSVKDIGNDRGGGFGSTGV is encoded by the coding sequence TTGAATGAGGTAAATGTATATTTAGAAATTTGCAGAGAAGATGCCATAATACCAACCTATGCCAATGAAGGTGATGCGGGGATGGATGTCTATGCGGCAGAGGATGTTTTAATAGAACCCGGAGAGACGGTTATAGTTCCTACAGGAATTAAATTTGCCATCCCTAAAGGATACGAGATACAGGTAAGGCCAAGGAGCGGTATATCTTACAAAACCCCCCTTAGAATAGCCAATTCGCCGGGAACCATTGACAGCGGATACAGGGGGGAATTGGGAATAATAATCACCAATACTTCAGAAAGAAATGATTATCCGCTAATTGAAACTAATAGTGACGGAAATAAAAAGGGAACATACAAAATAAAAAAAGGGGACAGGATAGCCCAGATAGTCCTTCAGGCTGTCCCGCGCATCAATTTTGTAAAAGTGGATTCCGTAAAGGATATAGGCAATGACCGGGGGGGAGGTTTTGGCTCTACAGGGGTTTAA
- a CDS encoding bacteriohemerythrin, whose protein sequence is MSIQWRKSYEIGVEEIDSQHKELFKRIRDLLDACSQNKGRQEVSKMIDFLEEYVDIHFTSEEKLHVKNLYPEYKGHKLLHIKFVENFEEIKRKFESEGPTLQFVAMVNKFVVEWLIHHIGTADRAFGNYLRNKEDKNGDN, encoded by the coding sequence ATGTCTATACAATGGAGAAAAAGCTATGAAATAGGTGTAGAGGAGATAGACAGCCAGCACAAAGAACTATTTAAAAGGATAAGGGATCTTTTAGATGCATGTTCCCAAAACAAAGGAAGACAAGAAGTTTCTAAAATGATTGACTTTTTAGAAGAGTATGTTGACATTCATTTTACATCAGAGGAAAAGCTTCACGTAAAAAATCTATATCCTGAGTACAAGGGACACAAACTTCTGCATATAAAATTTGTAGAGAATTTTGAAGAAATAAAAAGGAAATTTGAAAGTGAAGGACCAACCCTTCAGTTTGTAGCAATGGTAAACAAATTTGTTGTAGAGTGGTTAATTCACCATATAGGTACTGCTGACAGGGCTTTTGGGAACTATTTAAGAAATAAGGAAGACAAAAACGGTGACAATTGA
- a CDS encoding glycoside hydrolase family 48 protein, with the protein MKRKISILLAVIMIVSIMTPITSFAEIRRTSEHKPYNHTKSGASYKDLFLELHEDITNSGYYSPDEGIPYHSIETMLAEAPDYGHVTTSEALSYYVWLEAVYGKFTGDWSRFNKSWDVLEYLIPSDSIQQAGMRNYNPSSPATYAAEHELPDYYPSQLEFDKPVGSDPVHNDLTSAYGPSIYLMHWLMDVDNWYGFGRGTEATFINTFQRGEQESTWETIPHPSIEEFKYGGPNGFLDLFTIDNSYSTQWRFTNAPDAEARTIQGVYWANKYAKEQGKQSQIRTVVEKATKMGDFVRNNFFDKYFYEIGSAQNDGNPTPGTGYNSAHYLLAWYTAWGGGIQYDWSWKIGCSHAHFGYQSPFLAWIMSTQSDFAPKSANGKRDWETSLERQLEFYTWLQSADGAIAGGATNSWKGRYERYPSGKSTFYGMAYVENPVYADPGSNTWFGMQAWSMLRMVDLYLESGNKMAEELLDKWVPWVLDVTEVEDGGTIYIPSGIDWSGEPDTWTGRRSANSSLRVEVTSRGQDLGVAGALANCLITYAAAVERHKGSRTELANKALKLGKDIVDTVWTIYRTDKGVMAPETRGDFHRFFSQEIYVPSGWSGKMPNGDEIKPGVKFIDIRSKYKDDPMYDTIRRAYEAGEDPEVYFHRYWAQVDYALAISRLEEYFPDLKYRNTMEDKDDDDGGDVLLGDINSDGVIDSIDATLLSRLILEIRVNNANRKAADINQDGEIDTLDYSLLSRHVLEISPIRQPR; encoded by the coding sequence ATGAAAAGAAAAATTTCAATTCTGCTAGCAGTAATTATGATTGTCAGTATTATGACACCTATTACGTCATTTGCAGAAATTAGAAGAACATCTGAGCACAAGCCTTATAACCACACAAAGAGTGGGGCATCATACAAGGACTTGTTCTTAGAGCTTCATGAAGACATTACAAACAGCGGCTACTACAGCCCAGACGAAGGTATTCCTTACCACTCAATTGAAACAATGCTTGCTGAGGCACCTGACTATGGACATGTTACAACCAGTGAAGCATTAAGTTACTATGTTTGGTTAGAAGCTGTTTATGGAAAATTCACAGGAGACTGGTCACGTTTCAACAAATCATGGGATGTGCTTGAATACTTAATTCCTAGTGACAGTATCCAACAGGCAGGTATGAGAAATTATAATCCTAGCAGCCCTGCTACTTACGCTGCTGAGCATGAACTACCTGACTACTATCCATCCCAATTAGAATTTGACAAGCCAGTGGGAAGCGACCCTGTTCATAATGATTTAACAAGTGCTTATGGTCCAAGCATTTACCTAATGCACTGGTTAATGGACGTTGACAACTGGTATGGATTTGGTAGAGGAACTGAAGCTACATTTATCAATACTTTCCAAAGAGGGGAACAGGAGTCAACATGGGAAACAATCCCTCACCCATCAATTGAAGAATTTAAATATGGTGGACCAAACGGATTCCTTGACTTATTTACTATAGACAATTCATACTCAACACAGTGGCGTTTTACAAATGCTCCTGACGCAGAAGCACGTACTATCCAGGGTGTATACTGGGCTAACAAATATGCTAAAGAGCAAGGTAAACAAAGCCAGATAAGAACTGTAGTTGAGAAAGCTACAAAGATGGGAGACTTTGTAAGAAATAACTTCTTTGATAAATACTTTTACGAAATTGGTTCAGCTCAAAATGATGGTAACCCAACACCTGGTACAGGTTATAACAGTGCACACTATCTATTAGCATGGTATACAGCATGGGGTGGCGGAATACAGTATGACTGGTCATGGAAAATAGGCTGCAGCCACGCTCACTTTGGATACCAGAGCCCATTCTTAGCATGGATTATGTCAACTCAAAGCGATTTTGCTCCTAAGTCAGCAAATGGTAAGAGAGACTGGGAGACAAGCTTAGAGAGACAATTAGAATTCTATACATGGTTACAATCAGCTGACGGTGCTATAGCTGGTGGAGCTACAAACTCATGGAAAGGTAGATACGAAAGATATCCATCCGGAAAATCAACATTCTACGGAATGGCATATGTAGAAAACCCTGTTTATGCAGACCCAGGAAGTAACACTTGGTTTGGTATGCAGGCATGGTCAATGCTTCGTATGGTTGACCTATACTTAGAATCCGGAAACAAGATGGCAGAAGAATTACTTGACAAATGGGTACCTTGGGTTCTGGATGTAACTGAAGTTGAAGACGGCGGAACTATATACATACCATCAGGAATAGACTGGAGCGGAGAGCCAGATACATGGACAGGAAGAAGATCAGCTAACAGTTCACTAAGAGTAGAAGTTACTTCAAGAGGACAAGACCTTGGAGTTGCAGGTGCACTTGCAAACTGCTTAATTACATACGCAGCAGCTGTAGAGAGACATAAGGGTTCACGTACAGAACTGGCAAATAAAGCTTTAAAACTTGGTAAAGACATAGTTGACACTGTTTGGACTATATACCGTACAGACAAGGGAGTTATGGCTCCTGAAACCCGTGGAGACTTCCACCGCTTCTTCTCACAAGAAATATATGTTCCATCAGGATGGAGCGGAAAAATGCCTAACGGTGACGAAATTAAACCTGGAGTAAAATTCATAGACATCCGTTCAAAATATAAAGATGACCCAATGTATGACACAATTAGAAGAGCTTACGAAGCTGGAGAAGATCCAGAAGTTTACTTCCACCGTTACTGGGCACAGGTTGACTACGCACTTGCAATAAGCAGATTGGAAGAATACTTCCCAGATCTGAAATATAGAAATACTATGGAAGATAAAGATGATGATGACGGCGGCGACGTATTGCTTGGAGACATTAACAGCGATGGAGTAATTGACTCAATAGACGCAACATTGCTATCAAGACTTATCCTTGAAATCAGAGTAAACAATGCAAACAGAAAAGCTGCTGACATTAACCAAGACGGTGAAATCGATACTTTAGACTACTCACTACTATCAAGACACGTATTAGAAATTTCTCCAATAAGACAACCTAGATAA
- the rsmA gene encoding 16S rRNA (adenine(1518)-N(6)/adenine(1519)-N(6))-dimethyltransferase RsmA codes for MQNTRETIKKYNIQLTKSLGQNFLTDFNVVKKIVNTADVGQEDVVIEVGPGIGTMTLELAKRAKKVIAIEIDKRLIPALEDNLSGFSNVQIINMDIMKADINAITSEYDSSNIKVVANLPYYITTPIIMKFLEEDTKADMMVFMIQKEVARRIVAGPGTKDYGALSVAVQYYSKPEKAFDVPPHCFIPQPDVDSAVIKLIINKEPPVKLLDKGMFFKTVKCSFAQRRKTLINALYNTGGLNKSKEEIKEILKSMGVDENTRGEMLSIQQFAMLSNLLYESSL; via the coding sequence ATGCAAAATACAAGGGAAACTATTAAAAAATATAATATACAATTGACAAAGTCTTTAGGGCAAAATTTTTTAACTGATTTTAATGTGGTAAAGAAAATAGTAAATACTGCGGATGTGGGGCAAGAGGATGTTGTAATTGAAGTAGGACCGGGAATTGGTACAATGACTTTAGAGCTTGCCAAAAGGGCTAAAAAGGTAATAGCAATAGAAATTGACAAAAGACTTATTCCTGCATTGGAAGATAATTTAAGTGGTTTTTCTAATGTACAAATTATAAATATGGATATAATGAAGGCAGATATAAATGCTATAACATCTGAATATGACAGCTCAAATATAAAGGTGGTTGCAAACTTACCTTATTACATAACAACTCCCATCATCATGAAGTTTTTAGAAGAAGATACAAAAGCAGATATGATGGTTTTTATGATTCAAAAGGAAGTTGCCAGAAGGATAGTTGCCGGACCGGGAACAAAGGATTATGGTGCCCTGTCTGTGGCTGTCCAATACTATTCCAAACCGGAAAAGGCTTTTGATGTGCCGCCCCACTGTTTTATCCCTCAGCCTGATGTGGACTCTGCAGTTATAAAGCTTATTATTAATAAAGAACCACCGGTAAAACTCTTAGACAAAGGTATGTTTTTTAAAACTGTAAAGTGTTCTTTTGCCCAAAGAAGAAAGACTTTAATAAATGCCCTTTACAATACAGGAGGGCTTAACAAATCCAAGGAGGAAATAAAGGAAATTCTAAAAAGCATGGGTGTGGATGAAAACACAAGGGGAGAGATGCTGTCAATTCAACAGTTTGCCATGCTTTCTAATTTACTTTATGAAAGCTCTCTTTAG
- a CDS encoding DUF3656 domain-containing U32 family peptidase, whose translation MHIKSKVELLAPCGSRESFLAAVENGADAVYLGGKDFSARQFAENFDNDLLRQSIEYAHIRDVNVYLTMNTLISDKELKRALNFLDEACYSGIDGVIVQDLGFAREVRRFFPQLSLHASTQMTVYNVEGVRILEELGFNRVVLARELSLEETDNISRNTSIETEVFVHGALCISYSGQCLMSSIIGGRSGNRGRCAQPCRLNYQLIDKNDKVLGNSYLLSPKDLCTLNFLNEVVNSGVKSLKIEGRMKSPEYVAVTVRIYRKYLNKILKGEENHQDCIDEDDLKDLAQIFNRGGFTEGHLKRRTGKSLMSFEKPKNWGIYIGDVISYNRHSNTITLNLKDNISIGDGIEIWNGEDESPGTIVTSIKNRKRDVKSSYTGELVSIGSIRGNISKGDKVFRTSSSRLNKEAQETFSGKDIRKVYIEGEINILHGQPAIFTVKDNLGNEHKVVGSQIVQKAINRPLTKERIEEQLKKTGGTAFEFKKIEINLEEGVSLPISEINNLRREAIKKLEHYKKNKYKRVLVKEFDNLSCEGEDIGDKEILKERELVIAAYFYRADEKEEYYCVGTDRVYLPIKIFQDEKNIKMISNIKKRVKEVFVSIPPITRGNYQGIVNSKLKALVNAGVDGFIIGNTGALKDIQKVNKENIKVMGDYSLNIFNGSSICALKDLGFSGTVLSYEMNLNQIKNIKDIPGFQKEIVVYGKIPLMTSQYCPLSALEGCKGRCREEGFYLKDRKGMKFPVIMDDTDCRTTIFNGQVLLFTENIDKMSLWGIDVLRLIFTDEEPLKMRNIVSMYRDMVQNKTDAFSKHQSLIEGIKKKGFTKGHFLRGVL comes from the coding sequence ATGCATATAAAGAGTAAGGTTGAACTTCTTGCACCATGCGGAAGCCGGGAGTCTTTTTTAGCAGCTGTTGAAAATGGTGCGGATGCTGTTTATTTAGGAGGAAAGGATTTTAGTGCAAGACAGTTTGCAGAAAATTTTGATAATGATTTATTGAGACAGTCCATAGAATATGCTCATATAAGAGATGTAAATGTGTATCTTACCATGAATACCCTTATATCAGATAAAGAATTGAAAAGAGCCCTTAATTTTTTGGATGAAGCATGTTACTCAGGCATTGACGGGGTAATCGTACAGGATTTGGGGTTTGCCAGGGAAGTAAGGAGATTTTTTCCCCAACTTAGCTTGCATGCAAGTACCCAGATGACTGTATATAATGTGGAAGGCGTTAGAATTCTTGAAGAACTGGGTTTTAACAGGGTTGTACTTGCAAGGGAGCTGTCTTTAGAGGAAACAGACAATATCTCAAGAAATACTTCCATTGAGACAGAGGTATTTGTACATGGGGCTTTATGCATTTCCTACTCAGGACAATGCCTTATGAGCAGTATTATAGGGGGAAGGAGCGGAAACAGGGGAAGATGTGCCCAGCCCTGCAGGCTTAACTATCAGCTGATTGATAAAAATGATAAAGTTTTAGGGAATTCATATCTTCTCAGCCCTAAGGATTTATGTACACTAAATTTTTTAAATGAAGTGGTAAATAGCGGGGTTAAATCCCTTAAAATAGAGGGCAGGATGAAAAGTCCGGAATATGTTGCTGTTACTGTTAGAATATACAGAAAATATTTGAATAAAATTTTAAAAGGGGAAGAAAACCATCAAGATTGTATAGATGAGGATGATTTAAAGGATTTAGCCCAGATTTTTAACAGGGGAGGCTTTACAGAAGGGCATCTTAAAAGAAGGACAGGAAAATCCTTAATGTCCTTTGAAAAACCTAAAAATTGGGGAATATATATTGGAGATGTAATTTCCTATAACAGGCATTCAAATACAATTACATTAAACCTTAAAGATAACATTTCCATTGGAGATGGAATTGAAATCTGGAATGGTGAAGATGAAAGTCCGGGCACAATTGTAACTTCAATAAAGAACAGAAAAAGAGATGTTAAAAGTTCTTATACAGGTGAACTGGTATCTATAGGCAGCATCAGAGGAAATATTTCAAAAGGGGATAAAGTCTTCAGGACATCCAGCAGCAGGCTGAATAAAGAGGCCCAAGAAACTTTTTCAGGGAAGGATATCCGTAAGGTTTATATAGAAGGGGAAATTAACATTTTACACGGGCAGCCGGCAATTTTTACTGTGAAGGACAATTTGGGAAATGAACATAAAGTAGTGGGCAGCCAAATTGTACAAAAGGCAATAAACCGACCCCTTACGAAGGAGAGAATAGAAGAGCAGCTAAAAAAAACAGGGGGTACTGCTTTTGAATTTAAAAAGATAGAAATTAATTTAGAAGAAGGAGTTTCTTTACCTATAAGTGAGATAAATAATTTAAGAAGAGAGGCTATAAAAAAATTAGAGCATTACAAGAAAAATAAGTATAAGAGAGTGCTTGTAAAGGAATTTGACAATCTCTCATGTGAAGGTGAAGATATAGGGGATAAAGAAATTTTAAAAGAAAGGGAACTCGTTATAGCTGCGTATTTTTATAGAGCAGATGAAAAGGAAGAGTATTACTGTGTTGGCACAGACAGAGTGTATCTTCCAATAAAGATTTTTCAAGATGAAAAAAATATAAAAATGATTTCTAATATAAAGAAAAGAGTTAAAGAAGTATTTGTAAGCATTCCTCCTATAACACGGGGGAATTACCAAGGCATTGTAAATTCAAAGTTAAAAGCTTTAGTTAATGCAGGGGTTGATGGTTTTATTATAGGAAATACCGGAGCTTTAAAAGATATACAAAAAGTAAATAAAGAAAATATAAAAGTAATGGGGGATTATTCTTTAAATATTTTTAACGGCAGCAGCATTTGTGCATTAAAAGACTTAGGATTTTCAGGGACTGTACTTTCTTATGAGATGAATTTAAACCAGATAAAAAACATTAAAGATATCCCGGGTTTTCAAAAGGAAATAGTGGTTTACGGAAAGATTCCTTTGATGACAAGCCAGTACTGTCCGTTAAGTGCTTTAGAAGGGTGTAAGGGAAGGTGCAGGGAAGAAGGTTTTTATTTAAAGGACAGAAAAGGCATGAAATTCCCTGTTATTATGGATGATACTGATTGCAGGACTACAATTTTCAACGGACAGGTATTACTTTTTACAGAAAATATTGATAAAATGAGTTTGTGGGGAATTGATGTGCTAAGACTTATTTTTACAGATGAAGAACCTTTAAAAATGAGAAATATAGTCAGTATGTACAGGGACATGGTTCAAAATAAAACTGATGCATTTTCAAAACATCAATCCTTAATAGAAGGAATAAAGAAAAAAGGATTTACAAAAGGACATTTTTTAAGGGGTGTACTTTAG
- a CDS encoding TatD family hydrolase, translated as MFFDSHAHYDDRRFDNDREEIIKDAFNNGVSYILNASSSRKSVAETVSLANEFEKIYAAVGIHPHDAKDMDEDFLEELKNYAKNPKVVAVGEIGLDYHYDFSPRDTQKFWFKRQINLAKELKLPIIIHDREAHKDVLDIVKSEKAGEVGGVFHCFSGSVEMAREVLNNNFYISLAGPVTFKNARKAAEVAEYVPIDRLLIETDCPYLTPEPYRGKRNYSAYVKYVAEKIAEIKGMELEEVAEKTTANAKKLFKIRKG; from the coding sequence ATGTTTTTTGATTCACATGCCCATTATGATGATAGAAGATTTGACAATGACAGGGAAGAAATTATAAAGGATGCATTTAATAACGGGGTAAGCTACATATTAAATGCATCATCAAGCAGAAAGTCGGTGGCAGAGACCGTCTCTTTGGCCAATGAATTTGAAAAAATTTACGCTGCAGTGGGTATTCACCCCCACGATGCAAAAGATATGGATGAGGATTTTTTGGAGGAGCTAAAAAATTATGCAAAAAATCCGAAGGTGGTTGCCGTTGGGGAGATAGGACTTGACTACCACTATGATTTTTCCCCCAGGGATACTCAAAAATTCTGGTTTAAAAGGCAGATAAATTTAGCAAAAGAGCTAAAGCTTCCAATAATAATACATGACAGGGAAGCCCATAAAGATGTTCTTGATATAGTAAAAAGTGAAAAAGCCGGTGAAGTGGGAGGAGTTTTTCACTGTTTTTCAGGCAGTGTGGAGATGGCCAGGGAAGTTTTGAATAATAATTTCTACATTTCACTGGCAGGTCCTGTAACTTTTAAAAATGCCAGAAAAGCAGCTGAAGTTGCAGAATATGTGCCAATAGACAGGCTTTTGATTGAGACGGATTGTCCCTATCTGACACCGGAGCCTTATAGAGGCAAAAGAAATTATTCAGCCTATGTAAAATATGTTGCAGAAAAAATTGCAGAGATAAAAGGAATGGAATTAGAAGAGGTGGCAGAAAAGACTACTGCCAATGCTAAAAAATTATTTAAAATCCGGAAAGGGTAA
- a CDS encoding cell division protein ZapA, translated as MAERNKVNVRIAGKDYTLLGKETEEYIQKVALYVDKKLNTIMNQNSKLSTSMASVLAAINIADDYFKACENIDNLSRELNSLREEIQKLRDENTSLANENEVLINKNTNYQLQLAKREAELNEVRNSFKREKRQ; from the coding sequence GTGGCAGAGAGAAACAAGGTAAATGTGAGGATAGCAGGCAAAGACTATACCCTTCTGGGAAAAGAAACTGAAGAGTATATACAAAAAGTTGCCCTTTACGTTGACAAAAAGCTAAATACAATTATGAACCAAAATAGTAAACTCAGCACCTCCATGGCATCTGTTTTAGCGGCTATAAATATTGCAGATGACTATTTTAAAGCATGTGAAAATATAGATAATTTAAGCAGGGAGCTAAACAGCCTGAGGGAAGAAATCCAAAAGCTCAGAGACGAAAACACCAGTCTTGCCAATGAAAATGAAGTATTAATAAATAAGAACACCAATTACCAGTTGCAGCTTGCCAAAAGAGAAGCAGAATTAAATGAAGTTAGAAACTCATTTAAAAGGGAAAAAAGGCAATAA
- a CDS encoding zinc-dependent alcohol dehydrogenase gives MILNMYAVTFDSSVSKYIFTKAAGKINKNFYCGKLSCVKYEKVKEPELLGDDWVKIKTIYGGICGSDINLVFLNDTPELSPFVSDKFVMGHENIGIIVEKGANIKEFQIGDRVVADILLTCQTRNIPECKACNEGKTNQCSNFSKGGILTGMMLGTCKETGGSWGEYYIAHKSQLFKVPDKLKNEEAVLVDPLSSAIHPALVGYPEDTDKVLIIGMGIVGLLMVAFLRYAGCRADITVMARYPFQGELAKKYGADRVIYSSSQNLTEEIAEITKASIQKPIMGERYLLGGFDKIFDCVGSKKSISDSLRYAKTGATIVLTGLASNIDIDWTLIWFKEINLKGIYCYGSDIFKGEKIRTYKIGLDMLLSDKIDVLPLVTHIFKLSEYKKAIDVATSKGKEKSVKVLLKPD, from the coding sequence ATGATACTTAATATGTATGCTGTTACATTTGACTCCAGTGTTTCAAAATATATATTCACTAAAGCGGCAGGTAAAATAAACAAAAACTTTTATTGCGGGAAATTGTCCTGTGTAAAATATGAAAAAGTAAAAGAACCGGAACTTTTAGGGGATGACTGGGTAAAGATTAAGACCATATACGGGGGCATTTGCGGAAGCGATATCAATTTGGTTTTTTTAAATGATACCCCGGAACTTTCACCTTTTGTGTCAGATAAGTTTGTAATGGGTCATGAAAATATAGGCATCATAGTGGAAAAGGGGGCAAATATTAAAGAATTTCAAATAGGGGACAGGGTTGTTGCAGATATCCTCCTTACCTGCCAAACAAGAAATATTCCCGAATGCAAAGCCTGTAATGAAGGTAAGACAAATCAGTGTTCTAATTTTTCAAAAGGCGGTATTTTAACAGGAATGATGCTCGGGACTTGTAAAGAAACGGGGGGAAGTTGGGGGGAGTATTATATTGCCCACAAGTCCCAGTTATTTAAAGTGCCTGACAAACTAAAAAATGAGGAGGCAGTGCTTGTTGACCCCTTATCATCAGCTATTCATCCCGCTCTTGTAGGTTATCCTGAGGATACTGATAAAGTTCTTATTATAGGCATGGGGATTGTAGGGCTTTTAATGGTGGCATTTTTAAGGTATGCTGGATGCAGGGCTGATATAACTGTTATGGCAAGGTATCCTTTCCAGGGGGAGCTGGCAAAAAAGTATGGCGCAGACAGGGTAATTTATTCTTCCTCACAAAATTTGACAGAGGAAATAGCGGAAATAACCAAAGCTTCCATACAAAAGCCAATAATGGGTGAAAGATATTTATTAGGCGGTTTTGATAAGATATTTGATTGTGTGGGTTCTAAAAAAAGCATAAGTGATTCTTTAAGATATGCAAAAACAGGAGCCACCATTGTATTAACAGGACTTGCTTCTAATATAGATATTGACTGGACCCTTATTTGGTTTAAAGAAATAAATCTAAAGGGAATATATTGTTATGGAAGTGATATTTTTAAAGGGGAGAAAATCAGGACATATAAAATTGGACTTGATATGCTTTTATCTGATAAAATAGATGTGTTGCCTTTGGTTACCCATATTTTTAAACTAAGTGAATATAAAAAGGCAATAGATGTGGCAACTTCAAAAGGTAAGGAAAAATCAGTAAAAGTGTTGCTAAAGCCTGATTGA
- a CDS encoding 3D domain-containing protein gives MSPLLGKSIRRYISLKALAVMIVAFIVSMSAVVGTCLYLSKDVVINADGDVIVVRTMKSTVGEILNQSGLEIGEHDYISLPLETKLQKKNTNIINIKRAVPLIVEVDGKKITLMTVKDTVGEALKEEPVNLRIGDRIEGANYSQKVKENLEVKVIRVKHKVVTEEETIPYEVIERENGNMEIGEQRVVQEGTEGKIEKVYVVKYEDGKEVYRQLMYEAVVSEPSEKIVEYGTVASYVSSRGDRFRYSKVLEMRATAYTASYECTGKRPGDPGFGITYTGIPVRPGIVAVDPNVIPLGSRLYIEGIGDTPDYGYALAADIGSAVKGDIIDLYKESTEEVKKWGVRKVRVYILRD, from the coding sequence TTGTCACCGTTACTTGGAAAAAGTATCAGACGGTATATTTCATTAAAAGCACTTGCAGTAATGATAGTAGCTTTCATAGTATCTATGTCAGCTGTTGTTGGTACTTGTCTTTACTTAAGTAAAGATGTAGTTATCAATGCAGATGGTGACGTTATTGTAGTGCGTACAATGAAATCTACCGTAGGAGAGATACTGAATCAAAGTGGGCTGGAAATAGGAGAACACGATTACATAAGCTTACCATTAGAAACTAAGTTACAAAAGAAAAATACCAACATTATAAACATAAAGAGAGCAGTACCATTAATTGTGGAGGTGGATGGCAAAAAGATAACTTTAATGACTGTAAAGGACACCGTTGGCGAGGCATTAAAAGAGGAACCTGTAAATCTTCGCATAGGAGATAGAATTGAAGGTGCTAATTACAGTCAAAAAGTAAAAGAGAATCTGGAAGTAAAGGTTATCAGGGTAAAGCACAAAGTAGTAACAGAAGAAGAAACCATCCCTTATGAAGTTATAGAAAGAGAAAACGGCAACATGGAAATTGGAGAACAAAGGGTAGTTCAAGAAGGTACTGAAGGTAAAATAGAAAAAGTGTATGTGGTAAAATACGAGGACGGTAAGGAAGTATACCGTCAGCTTATGTACGAGGCCGTTGTTTCAGAGCCTTCAGAAAAAATTGTTGAATATGGTACTGTTGCAAGCTATGTAAGTTCAAGGGGAGACCGGTTCAGGTACTCAAAGGTACTTGAAATGCGGGCTACAGCGTATACAGCCTCTTATGAGTGTACAGGTAAGAGACCCGGCGACCCTGGTTTTGGTATTACATATACAGGTATACCGGTAAGACCGGGGATTGTAGCTGTAGATCCTAATGTCATTCCATTAGGGTCAAGGCTGTATATTGAAGGTATCGGGGATACTCCGGATTATGGGTATGCCTTGGCTGCTGATATTGGAAGTGCTGTAAAGGGTGATATAATAGACCTTTACAAAGAAAGCACAGAAGAAGTAAAAAAATGGGGCGTTAGAAAAGTCAGGGTATACATATTGAGGGATTAA